The following proteins are encoded in a genomic region of Saccharopolyspora antimicrobica:
- a CDS encoding CGNR zinc finger domain-containing protein, with product MDNADYVTVALRIANADLSSLDAVRAAVHDEPWWADRLGEADLPVLRTVADGLRRALDAMVGGDGQTVLAEINTLLSAHPPRPRLSGHGGRNGNPNWHVHVAGPDAPAVDEVAAAAAWGLAQGVVHHGTDRWGRCQADGCDTYYLDTSTNQAKRFCSPRCANRMHVAAFRARRRE from the coding sequence ATGGACAACGCTGATTACGTCACCGTGGCTCTCCGGATCGCCAACGCCGATCTGAGCAGCCTCGACGCGGTGCGTGCCGCGGTCCACGACGAACCCTGGTGGGCCGACCGCCTCGGCGAAGCGGACCTCCCGGTGCTGCGCACGGTCGCCGACGGCCTGCGCCGGGCGCTCGACGCCATGGTCGGCGGCGACGGCCAAACCGTGCTCGCGGAGATCAACACCCTGCTCTCGGCGCATCCGCCGCGCCCGCGGCTCTCCGGCCACGGCGGCCGCAACGGCAACCCGAACTGGCACGTCCACGTCGCGGGCCCGGACGCCCCGGCTGTCGACGAGGTCGCGGCTGCGGCGGCCTGGGGCCTCGCGCAGGGCGTCGTCCACCACGGGACCGACCGCTGGGGCCGCTGCCAGGCCGACGGCTGCGACACCTACTACCTGGACACCTCGACCAACCAGGCCAAGCGCTTCTGCTCACCGCGCTGCGCGAACCGCATGCACGTCGCGGCCTTCCGCGCCCGCCGCCGCGAGTGA
- a CDS encoding MATE family efflux transporter, with protein sequence MSEPGERIAPRKVFALAVPALGVLAAEPLYVLVDTAVVGHLGAVPLAGLALGGTLFTLISSQLTFLSYGTTARTARLHGAGRRKDAVAEGVQATWLGVAVGVALMLLAQLVAVPVAELLAGPGPIADAAAVWLRIALCGAPLVLITMAGNGWMRGVQDTARPLRYVLIGNGVSAVLCPLFVYPFGWGLEGSAIANLIGQTIAASLFIRALVVEGVSLKPQPALMRAQLGLGRDLVLRTLAFQVCFLSATSVAARTGADAAAAHQVVWQLWAFLALVLDSLAIAAQSLVGAALGAGSASRAKGIARQITWYGLVFGIVLGVLFAALAVPLPAVFTSDAAVLAEVPQAWWFFVLLQPIAGVVFALDGVFLGAGDAAYLRTATLLSAFVGYLPLIWLSLAFDWGLAGIWTGLSMFMVLRLVTLLLRARSGRWAVTGATRTQPTTA encoded by the coding sequence GTGTCCGAACCAGGGGAGCGCATCGCACCGCGCAAGGTGTTCGCGCTCGCTGTTCCGGCGCTCGGCGTGCTCGCCGCCGAACCGCTGTACGTGCTCGTCGACACCGCGGTGGTCGGTCACCTGGGCGCGGTCCCGCTGGCCGGTCTCGCGCTGGGCGGCACGCTGTTCACGCTGATCTCCAGCCAGCTGACGTTCCTGAGCTACGGCACCACGGCGCGCACCGCGCGACTGCACGGGGCGGGCCGTCGCAAGGACGCGGTGGCCGAAGGCGTCCAGGCCACCTGGCTGGGCGTCGCCGTCGGCGTCGCGCTCATGCTGCTGGCCCAGCTGGTGGCGGTTCCGGTCGCCGAGCTGCTCGCCGGGCCGGGGCCGATCGCCGACGCCGCCGCGGTCTGGCTGCGCATCGCGCTGTGCGGCGCTCCGCTGGTGCTGATCACGATGGCCGGCAACGGCTGGATGCGCGGCGTGCAGGACACCGCTCGCCCGCTGCGGTACGTGCTGATCGGCAACGGCGTGTCGGCGGTGCTGTGCCCGCTGTTCGTCTACCCCTTCGGCTGGGGGCTGGAGGGCTCTGCGATCGCGAACTTGATCGGCCAGACCATCGCGGCATCGCTGTTCATCCGGGCGCTCGTCGTGGAGGGCGTGTCGCTGAAGCCGCAGCCGGCTCTGATGCGCGCCCAGCTCGGCCTCGGCCGCGACCTGGTGCTGCGCACGCTGGCCTTCCAGGTGTGCTTCCTGTCGGCGACGTCGGTGGCCGCCCGGACCGGCGCTGACGCCGCTGCGGCCCACCAGGTCGTCTGGCAGCTCTGGGCGTTCCTGGCGCTGGTCCTGGACTCTCTGGCGATCGCCGCGCAGTCGCTGGTCGGAGCGGCGCTGGGCGCGGGTTCGGCGTCGCGCGCCAAGGGCATCGCCAGGCAGATCACCTGGTACGGCCTGGTGTTCGGGATCGTGCTCGGCGTGCTGTTCGCCGCGCTCGCCGTGCCGCTGCCCGCGGTGTTCACCTCCGACGCCGCGGTGCTGGCGGAGGTCCCGCAGGCCTGGTGGTTCTTCGTCCTCCTGCAGCCGATCGCCGGTGTCGTGTTCGCGCTGGACGGCGTCTTCCTCGGCGCCGGGGATGCGGCCTACCTGCGCACCGCGACGCTGCTGAGCGCCTTCGTCGGCTACCTGCCGCTGATCTGGCTGTCGCTGGCCTTCGACTGGGGCCTCGCGGGCATCTGGACCGGCCTGTCGATGTTCATGGTCCTGCGCCTGGTGACGCTGCTGCTGCGCGCCCGCTCCGGCCGCTGGGCGGTCACCGGGGCGACCAGGACCCAGCCCACCACCGCGTGA
- the def gene encoding peptide deformylase, translating to MAFRQIRRFGDPILRMAAEPVTEFDQRLRTIVADLLDTVDAPGHAGVAAPQIGVGVRAFSYNVDGEIGYVINPELVEVSERTQDGYEACLSLPGLGFDTRRAQHAVVRGVDADNEPVTVSGSGLMARCLQHETDHLDGKVYIQRLDLETRREAFRQVREQDWFWQQ from the coding sequence GTGGCGTTCCGACAGATCCGGCGATTCGGCGATCCGATCCTGCGCATGGCCGCCGAGCCGGTCACGGAGTTCGACCAGCGGCTGCGCACGATCGTCGCGGACCTGCTGGACACCGTCGACGCTCCCGGTCACGCCGGGGTAGCCGCGCCGCAGATCGGTGTCGGCGTGCGGGCGTTCAGCTACAACGTGGACGGCGAGATCGGCTACGTGATCAACCCGGAGCTGGTGGAGGTGTCCGAGCGGACGCAGGACGGCTACGAGGCCTGCCTGTCGCTGCCCGGCCTCGGGTTCGACACCCGCCGCGCGCAGCACGCGGTGGTGCGCGGCGTCGACGCCGACAACGAGCCGGTCACCGTCTCGGGCAGCGGCCTGATGGCGCGCTGCCTCCAGCACGAGACCGATCACCTCGACGGCAAGGTCTACATCCAGCGCCTCGACCTGGAAACCCGCCGCGAGGCCTTCCGCCAGGTCCGCGAGCAGGACTGGTTCTGGCAGCAGTGA
- the truB gene encoding tRNA pseudouridine(55) synthase TruB, with protein MSEHSRKARLTVPPGLLVVDKPAGMTSHDVVSRVRRIMGTRKVGHAGTLDPMATGVLVLGLERATKLLGHLALDTKSYLATIRLGATTSTDDAEGEVLSEVDASAVDESAIRAGIAGLTGEIEQVPSAVSAVKINGRRAYELVRSGEEVELAARPVTVSRFDVLGLRRTERTTELDVLVECSSGTYVRALARDLGAGLGVGGHLGELRRTRVGPFGLATARTLEQLEAEPGLSMGLDEAVATAFPRRDVDATLARALSHGQLVPAAGVEGTYGMFDPDGRAVALVRDRGRTAKPVLVIIPAN; from the coding sequence GTGTCCGAGCACTCCCGAAAAGCACGCCTCACCGTTCCGCCCGGCCTGCTCGTGGTCGACAAGCCGGCGGGGATGACCTCGCACGACGTCGTCTCGCGGGTCCGCCGCATCATGGGCACCCGCAAGGTCGGCCACGCCGGGACCCTGGACCCGATGGCCACCGGCGTGCTGGTGCTGGGCCTGGAGCGGGCCACCAAGCTGCTCGGCCACCTCGCCCTGGACACCAAGTCCTACCTGGCCACCATCCGGCTGGGCGCGACGACCAGCACCGATGACGCCGAGGGCGAAGTGCTGTCCGAAGTGGACGCCTCCGCCGTCGACGAGTCGGCGATCCGCGCCGGGATCGCCGGGCTCACCGGCGAGATCGAGCAGGTGCCCAGCGCGGTCAGCGCGGTGAAGATCAACGGGCGCCGGGCCTACGAGCTCGTGCGCAGCGGCGAGGAGGTCGAGCTGGCGGCCCGGCCGGTGACCGTCTCCCGCTTCGACGTGCTCGGCCTGCGCCGCACCGAGCGCACCACCGAGCTCGACGTGCTGGTCGAGTGCTCCTCCGGGACCTACGTGCGGGCGCTGGCCCGCGACCTGGGCGCCGGTCTCGGCGTCGGTGGTCACCTGGGCGAGCTCCGTCGCACCCGGGTCGGTCCGTTCGGGCTGGCCACCGCGCGGACCTTGGAGCAGCTGGAGGCGGAGCCGGGGCTGTCGATGGGCCTCGACGAGGCGGTGGCGACGGCCTTCCCGCGCCGCGACGTCGACGCCACCCTCGCCCGCGCTCTCTCGCACGGCCAGCTGGTGCCCGCCGCCGGCGTCGAGGGCACCTACGGGATGTTCGACCCGGACGGCCGCGCGGTGGCGCTGGTCCGCGACCGCGGCCGGACCGCCAAGCCGGTGCTGGTGATCATCCCGGCGAATTGA
- a CDS encoding DUF4232 domain-containing protein, producing MRKRVVGATVVLTAGLALSGCAAGSGQSPASPEPQINGQSVEAGEQTATGEQTEDSGDNGRSDEDRPCTGRDLTAQYQSGEASPAGGEGTLLVTKKDASDPCVLDRYPDLRVLDGNGQPLETTVQHTLEPAPSRVPMPGPAYDQAVLSLKWTTAEGCGSSSSELALNLVGSDDWADALQVAVNTGEQDVFGSLCAGSTVDVSAFGAGVS from the coding sequence ATGCGCAAGCGAGTAGTCGGGGCGACCGTCGTGCTGACGGCGGGTTTGGCGCTGAGCGGATGCGCGGCGGGCTCGGGCCAGTCGCCCGCGAGCCCGGAACCGCAGATCAACGGCCAGTCGGTCGAGGCAGGTGAGCAGACCGCGACCGGCGAGCAGACCGAGGATTCGGGCGACAACGGGCGCTCGGACGAGGACCGGCCGTGCACCGGGCGGGACCTGACCGCGCAGTACCAGTCCGGGGAGGCGAGTCCGGCGGGCGGCGAGGGAACGCTGCTGGTGACGAAGAAGGACGCGAGCGATCCCTGCGTGCTGGACCGGTACCCGGACCTCCGGGTGCTCGACGGGAACGGCCAGCCGCTGGAGACGACCGTCCAGCACACCCTCGAACCCGCACCGTCCCGCGTGCCGATGCCGGGCCCGGCCTACGACCAGGCGGTCCTGTCGCTGAAGTGGACCACCGCGGAGGGCTGCGGGTCGAGCTCGAGCGAGCTCGCGCTGAACCTCGTCGGCTCGGACGACTGGGCCGACGCGCTGCAGGTCGCGGTGAACACCGGCGAGCAGGACGTGTTCGGTTCGCTCTGCGCCGGATCCACCGTGGACGTCTCGGCCTTCGGCGCAGGCGTCAGCTGA
- a CDS encoding bifunctional riboflavin kinase/FAD synthetase, with translation MQRWRGLEQLPGGWGRCVVTIGVFDGVHRGHQQLISHAVRQARRRGVPCVLMTFDPHPSEVVRPGSHPAQLTTLRRRAELVEQLGVDVFCVLPFTREVSRIPAEEFVHAILVEKLHAAEIVVGENFTFGHKAAGNIELLAKLGERFGFDVESDALVSGPVQRADDPAGASVTFSSTYIRSCIDAGDVTAAASALGRDHRLEGIVVRGAGRGGKELGFPTANLSTPPHAAIPADGVYACWFTHRHRGSRDPGRTLPAAVSVGSNPTFSGTERTVEAYVLDIDADFYGEHVDLDFVQRLRAMERFDSVDALIEQMHQDVAETRRILAVDG, from the coding sequence GTGCAGCGATGGCGTGGTTTGGAGCAGCTTCCCGGCGGCTGGGGACGGTGCGTGGTCACCATCGGTGTCTTCGACGGCGTGCACCGCGGGCACCAGCAACTCATCTCGCACGCGGTGCGGCAGGCGCGACGGCGCGGCGTGCCCTGCGTGCTGATGACCTTCGACCCGCACCCGTCGGAGGTGGTGCGGCCGGGCAGCCATCCGGCGCAGCTCACCACGCTGCGGCGGCGCGCGGAACTGGTCGAGCAGCTCGGCGTGGACGTGTTCTGCGTGCTGCCCTTCACCCGCGAGGTCTCCCGGATCCCGGCCGAGGAGTTCGTGCACGCGATCCTGGTCGAGAAGCTGCACGCCGCCGAGATCGTGGTGGGCGAGAACTTCACCTTCGGGCACAAGGCGGCGGGCAACATCGAACTGCTGGCCAAGCTGGGGGAGCGGTTCGGCTTCGACGTCGAGTCCGACGCGCTGGTGTCCGGCCCGGTGCAGCGGGCCGACGATCCGGCGGGCGCCTCGGTGACCTTCTCCTCGACCTACATCCGCTCGTGCATCGATGCCGGTGACGTGACCGCCGCGGCCTCCGCGCTCGGCCGCGACCACCGCCTGGAGGGCATCGTGGTGCGCGGGGCGGGGCGCGGCGGCAAGGAACTCGGCTTCCCCACCGCGAACCTGTCCACCCCGCCGCACGCGGCGATCCCGGCCGACGGCGTCTACGCCTGCTGGTTCACGCACCGCCACCGCGGCTCCCGCGATCCCGGGCGCACGCTGCCCGCCGCGGTCTCGGTGGGCAGCAACCCGACGTTCTCCGGCACCGAGCGCACCGTCGAGGCGTACGTGCTCGACATCGACGCCGACTTCTACGGCGAGCACGTGGACCTGGACTTCGTGCAGCGCCTGCGCGCGATGGAGCGCTTCGACAGCGTGGACGCGCTGATCGAGCAGATGCACCAGGACGTCGCCGAGACCCGGCGCATCCTGGCCGTGGACGGGTGA
- a CDS encoding helix-turn-helix domain-containing protein: protein MAESSSVQRNLALQRQWYGEPLGDRVRRLVVAFRISQAQLADVLGISAPMLSQVMSGRRAKIGNPQVLARLVMLERKVLIPGVASGEPDAIKQALEDVRQSQPSVGRDNLPVKHAANGEEAVWPILREVAKPNELEAAASILEGRYPGLAGLLRRAANGD, encoded by the coding sequence GTGGCGGAGAGCAGCAGCGTTCAGCGGAACCTGGCCCTGCAGCGGCAGTGGTACGGCGAACCGCTGGGCGACCGGGTGCGCCGCCTGGTCGTTGCCTTCCGCATCTCGCAGGCCCAGCTCGCCGACGTGCTCGGCATCAGCGCGCCGATGCTCAGCCAGGTGATGAGCGGTCGCCGCGCCAAGATCGGCAACCCGCAGGTGCTGGCCCGGCTGGTGATGCTGGAGCGCAAGGTGCTCATCCCCGGGGTGGCGTCCGGTGAGCCCGATGCGATCAAGCAGGCGCTGGAGGACGTCCGCCAGTCCCAGCCGTCGGTGGGGCGCGACAACCTGCCGGTCAAGCACGCGGCGAACGGCGAGGAAGCGGTCTGGCCGATCCTGCGCGAGGTCGCGAAGCCCAACGAGCTGGAGGCCGCGGCGTCCATCCTCGAAGGCCGCTACCCGGGGCTGGCGGGCCTGCTGCGGCGCGCCGCCAACGGCGACTGA
- a CDS encoding 2'-5' RNA ligase family protein, translating into MRLFTALWPSDAALRHLTSAVDRLYRDRLAAATAGLRKFRFSGSERWHLTLCFHGDDADLDDVTERLESRVARLLATDPAPPRLRLAGCGTFRGVLWIGVEPETTEDDRALRALVRAAGGDPHGYRAHLTIARWAAGRAARELLTGLFTGYAGPWWQPRELTVVRSDLRESGPEYRIAHRVGVTRASSG; encoded by the coding sequence ATGCGCCTGTTCACCGCGTTGTGGCCGTCGGATGCGGCGCTGCGCCACCTGACCTCCGCTGTCGACCGGCTGTATCGCGACCGGCTGGCCGCGGCGACGGCCGGGTTGCGGAAGTTCCGGTTCAGCGGATCCGAGCGCTGGCACCTGACGCTGTGCTTCCACGGCGACGACGCCGATCTCGACGACGTCACCGAGCGGCTGGAGAGCCGGGTGGCGCGGCTGCTGGCCACCGATCCCGCGCCGCCGCGCCTGCGGCTGGCGGGCTGCGGGACGTTCCGCGGTGTGCTGTGGATCGGCGTCGAGCCGGAGACCACCGAGGACGACCGCGCGCTGCGGGCGCTGGTGCGCGCGGCCGGCGGCGATCCGCACGGTTACCGGGCGCACCTGACCATCGCGCGCTGGGCCGCCGGGCGGGCCGCCCGGGAGCTGCTGACCGGCCTGTTCACCGGCTACGCCGGGCCCTGGTGGCAGCCGCGCGAACTGACCGTGGTGCGCAGTGACCTGCGGGAAAGCGGCCCGGAGTACCGCATCGCGCACCGGGTCGGGGTGACGCGCGCGTCATCGGGTTGA
- the rpsO gene encoding 30S ribosomal protein S15 has product MALSTAEKKQILAEYGLKDGDTGSPEAQVALLTKRITGLTEHLKQHKHDHHSRRGLLLMVGRRRRLLNYLTKVDIERYRSLIKRLGLRR; this is encoded by the coding sequence GTGGCGTTGTCCACTGCAGAGAAGAAGCAGATCCTGGCCGAGTACGGCCTCAAGGACGGCGACACCGGTTCGCCGGAGGCCCAGGTGGCCCTGCTGACCAAGCGGATCACCGGGCTCACCGAGCACCTCAAGCAGCACAAGCACGACCACCACTCGCGTCGTGGCCTGCTGCTGATGGTCGGTCGCCGCCGCCGCCTGCTCAACTACCTGACCAAGGTGGACATCGAGCGCTACCGTTCGCTGATCAAGCGTCTCGGCCTGCGCCGTTGA
- a CDS encoding polyribonucleotide nucleotidyltransferase — MTEPQIDEGVYEATAVLDNGAFGTRTVRFETGRLAKQAAGSVVAYLDDETMLLSATTASKQPKEHFDFFPLTVDVEERMYAAGRIPGSFFRREGRPSTDAILTCRLIDRPLRPSFVDGLRNEIQVVVTVMSLAPGDLYDVLAINAASASTQASGLPFSGPIGGTRMALIDGQWVAFPTHEQLERAVFDMVVAGRIVGDDVAIMMVEAEATEKTITLVAEGAQAPTEEVVAAGLEAAKPFIRTLCHAQQQLAQAAGKAAQEFPVFPAYAEDAFTAVEQAVSTELAEALKIGGKQERETRLDEIKASVLEKVATGEGEQFEGREKELGAAFRSLTKKLVRQRIIRDQVRIDGRGLTDIRSLSAEVGVIPRAHGSALFERGETQILGVSTLNMLRLEQTIDSLSPETTKRYMHHYNFPPYSTGETGRVGSPKRREIGHGALAERALMPVLPTREEFPYAIRQVSEALGSNGSTSMGSVCASTLSLLNAGVPLKAPVAGIAMGLVSDEIDGKTHYVALTDILGAEDAFGDMDFKVAGTKDFVTALQLDTKLDGIPSEVLAQALGQARDARFTILEVMAEAIGKPDEMSPHAPRVTSISIPVDKIGEVIGPKGKMINSITEETGAEITIEDDGTIYVGAADGPSAEAAIDKINAIANPQLPKVGERFLGTVVKTAAFGAFVSLLPGKDGLVHISKLGNGKRIGKVEDVVNVGDKLRVEIADIDSRGKISLVLVNDEDEKSEAPAEPEAEKSEQ, encoded by the coding sequence TTGACCGAACCCCAGATCGACGAGGGTGTGTACGAAGCGACCGCGGTGCTGGACAACGGTGCCTTCGGCACCCGCACCGTCCGCTTCGAGACCGGACGGCTGGCCAAGCAGGCCGCGGGCAGCGTCGTCGCCTACCTCGACGACGAGACCATGCTGCTGTCGGCCACCACGGCGTCCAAGCAGCCGAAGGAGCACTTCGACTTCTTCCCGCTGACCGTCGACGTCGAGGAGCGGATGTACGCTGCGGGCCGCATCCCCGGCTCGTTCTTCCGCCGCGAAGGCCGCCCGTCCACGGACGCGATCCTGACCTGCCGGCTGATCGACCGGCCGCTGCGCCCGTCATTCGTGGACGGCCTGCGCAACGAGATCCAGGTCGTCGTCACCGTGATGAGCCTGGCGCCGGGCGACCTGTACGACGTGCTGGCGATCAACGCCGCGTCGGCGTCCACGCAGGCCTCCGGCCTGCCGTTCTCCGGCCCGATCGGCGGCACCCGGATGGCGCTGATCGACGGCCAGTGGGTCGCGTTCCCGACCCACGAGCAGCTGGAGCGGGCCGTGTTCGACATGGTCGTCGCGGGCCGCATCGTCGGCGACGACGTGGCGATCATGATGGTCGAGGCCGAGGCCACCGAGAAGACGATCACGCTGGTCGCCGAGGGTGCCCAGGCCCCGACCGAAGAGGTCGTGGCCGCCGGCCTGGAGGCCGCCAAGCCGTTCATCCGGACCCTGTGCCACGCGCAGCAGCAGCTGGCGCAGGCGGCGGGCAAGGCCGCCCAGGAGTTCCCGGTGTTCCCGGCCTACGCCGAGGACGCCTTCACCGCCGTCGAGCAGGCCGTCTCCACCGAGCTGGCCGAGGCGCTGAAGATCGGCGGCAAGCAGGAGCGCGAGACCCGGCTCGACGAGATCAAGGCGTCGGTGCTGGAGAAGGTCGCCACCGGCGAGGGCGAGCAGTTCGAGGGCCGTGAGAAGGAGCTCGGCGCCGCGTTCCGCTCGCTGACCAAGAAGCTGGTGCGGCAGCGGATCATCCGCGACCAGGTCCGCATCGACGGCCGCGGGCTGACCGACATCCGCAGCCTGTCCGCCGAGGTCGGCGTGATCCCGCGGGCGCACGGCTCGGCGCTGTTCGAGCGCGGCGAGACCCAGATCCTGGGTGTGTCCACGCTGAACATGCTGCGCCTGGAGCAGACCATCGACTCGTTGTCCCCGGAGACGACGAAGCGGTACATGCACCACTACAACTTCCCGCCCTACTCGACCGGTGAGACCGGCCGGGTCGGCAGCCCGAAGCGGCGCGAGATCGGCCACGGTGCGCTGGCCGAGCGCGCGCTGATGCCGGTGCTGCCGACGCGCGAGGAGTTCCCGTACGCCATCCGGCAGGTCTCCGAGGCGCTGGGCTCCAACGGCTCCACCTCGATGGGCTCGGTCTGCGCCTCGACGCTGTCCCTGCTCAACGCGGGTGTGCCGCTGAAGGCCCCGGTGGCGGGCATCGCGATGGGTCTGGTCTCCGACGAGATCGACGGCAAGACCCACTACGTGGCGCTGACCGACATCCTCGGTGCCGAGGACGCCTTCGGCGACATGGACTTCAAGGTCGCCGGCACGAAGGACTTCGTGACCGCCCTGCAGCTGGACACCAAGCTGGACGGCATCCCGTCCGAGGTGCTGGCTCAGGCGCTCGGCCAGGCCCGCGACGCCCGGTTCACCATCCTCGAGGTGATGGCCGAGGCGATCGGCAAGCCCGACGAGATGAGCCCGCACGCCCCGCGCGTGACCTCCATCAGCATCCCGGTGGACAAGATCGGCGAGGTCATCGGCCCGAAGGGCAAGATGATCAACTCGATCACCGAGGAGACCGGCGCGGAGATCACCATCGAGGACGACGGCACCATCTACGTCGGTGCCGCCGACGGTCCGTCCGCGGAGGCCGCGATCGACAAGATCAACGCCATCGCCAACCCGCAGCTGCCGAAGGTCGGCGAGCGCTTCCTGGGCACCGTGGTCAAGACCGCGGCGTTCGGCGCGTTCGTCTCGCTGCTGCCGGGCAAGGACGGCTTGGTGCACATCTCCAAGCTGGGCAACGGCAAGCGCATCGGCAAGGTCGAGGACGTGGTGAACGTCGGCGACAAGCTGCGCGTGGAGATCGCCGACATCGACAGCCGCGGCAAGATCAGCCTGGTGCTGGTCAACGACGAGGACGAGAAGTCCGAGGCCCCCGCCGAGCCGGAGGCCGAGAAGTCGGAGCAGTGA
- a CDS encoding M16 family metallopeptidase, producing MKQQKKNVGGHLQRPGTTRVLGRSGDAAVRRTVLPGGLRVVTEPVSGVRSASVGIWVGVGSRDEGKPQAGAAHYLEHLLFKGTAKRTAVDIAQEIDGVGGELNAFTAKEYTCYYAHVLDRDLPMAVDMLCDVVFDAVNAKSDVDVERSVVLEEIAMRDDDAEDLLHELFNSAVLGDHPLGRSVLGTEDSITAMTRARVHGFYRSRYSMPKMVVAAAGNVEHGRVLRLIRKAIGDRLTGDELPAPPRTGRARLPQQKRLVLQPDDTEQAHLLLGCRSFDRYDERRFALGVLNAALGGGMSSRLFQEVRERRGLAYSVYSSTTAYSDAGTFSVYAGCTPDRLGEVATVIRGVLAGVAADGLTEEEVERGRGQLRGGLVLGLEDSASRMSRIGKTELNYGRHFTVEQTLERIDAVTAEDVAELAAELLRRPLTTAVVGPYDSLEELPDGI from the coding sequence ATGAAGCAGCAGAAGAAGAACGTCGGTGGCCACCTGCAACGTCCCGGGACCACCCGGGTGCTCGGGCGCAGCGGGGACGCCGCAGTCCGGCGCACCGTGCTCCCCGGCGGGCTGCGGGTGGTGACCGAACCGGTGTCCGGCGTCCGCTCTGCGTCGGTCGGGATCTGGGTCGGGGTGGGCTCGCGCGACGAGGGCAAACCGCAGGCCGGAGCCGCGCACTACCTCGAACACCTGCTGTTCAAGGGCACCGCGAAGCGCACCGCGGTGGACATCGCGCAGGAGATCGACGGCGTCGGCGGCGAGCTCAACGCCTTCACCGCCAAGGAGTACACCTGCTACTACGCGCACGTGCTGGACCGCGACCTGCCGATGGCCGTGGACATGCTGTGCGACGTGGTCTTCGACGCGGTGAACGCGAAGTCCGACGTGGACGTCGAGCGCAGCGTGGTGCTCGAGGAGATCGCGATGCGCGATGACGACGCCGAGGACCTGCTGCACGAGCTGTTCAACTCGGCGGTGCTGGGCGACCACCCGCTGGGCAGGTCGGTCCTGGGCACCGAGGACTCGATCACCGCGATGACGCGGGCGCGGGTGCACGGCTTCTACCGCAGCCGCTACTCCATGCCGAAGATGGTGGTGGCCGCGGCGGGCAACGTCGAGCACGGCCGGGTGCTGCGCCTGATCCGCAAGGCCATCGGCGACCGCCTGACCGGCGACGAGCTGCCCGCCCCGCCGCGCACCGGCCGCGCCCGGCTGCCGCAGCAGAAGCGCCTGGTGCTGCAGCCGGACGACACCGAGCAGGCCCACCTGCTGCTGGGCTGCCGCAGCTTCGACCGCTACGACGAGCGCCGGTTCGCGCTCGGGGTGCTCAACGCCGCGCTCGGCGGTGGCATGAGCTCGCGGCTGTTCCAGGAGGTCCGCGAGCGGCGCGGGCTGGCCTACTCGGTCTACTCCTCGACCACCGCGTACTCCGATGCCGGAACCTTCTCGGTGTACGCGGGCTGCACGCCCGACCGGCTCGGCGAGGTCGCGACGGTGATCCGCGGCGTGCTCGCGGGCGTCGCCGCGGACGGCCTGACCGAGGAGGAGGTGGAGCGCGGCCGCGGTCAGCTGCGCGGAGGCCTGGTGCTCGGCCTGGAGGACAGCGCGTCCCGGATGAGCCGCATCGGCAAGACCGAGCTGAACTACGGCCGTCACTTCACCGTCGAGCAGACGTTGGAGCGCATCGACGCGGTCACCGCCGAGGACGTGGCCGAGCTCGCGGCGGAACTGCTCCGCCGCCCCCTCACCACAGCGGTCGTCGGCCCCTACGACTCCCTCGAAGAGCTCCCGGACGGCATCTGA
- the dapB gene encoding 4-hydroxy-tetrahydrodipicolinate reductase translates to MSIKVGVLGARGRMGSEAVRAVGEASDTELVAAINREDDLSGLVSAGAQVAVDLTHPDAVLDNVRFCVEHGIHVVVGTSGLGAAELEQIRSWLAERPEVGVLVAPNFAIGAVLSMRFAELAAKFFESVEIVELHHPKKADAPSGTAARTAQVIAQARAEAGLGEAPDATTKELDGARGADVDGVRVHSVRMTGLVASQEVLFGTEGETLTIRHDSFDRRSFMPGVLLSVREVGNRPGLTVGLDALLGI, encoded by the coding sequence GTGAGCATCAAGGTCGGTGTGCTGGGCGCCCGCGGGCGGATGGGATCCGAGGCGGTGCGCGCCGTCGGCGAGGCCTCCGACACCGAGCTGGTCGCCGCCATCAACCGCGAGGACGACCTGTCCGGCCTGGTTTCGGCAGGTGCGCAGGTCGCCGTCGACCTCACCCACCCCGACGCCGTGCTGGACAACGTCCGGTTCTGCGTCGAGCACGGCATCCACGTCGTCGTGGGCACCAGCGGTCTCGGTGCCGCGGAGCTGGAGCAGATCCGGTCCTGGCTGGCCGAGCGCCCCGAGGTCGGCGTGCTGGTCGCGCCGAACTTCGCCATCGGCGCGGTGCTGTCCATGCGGTTCGCCGAGCTGGCCGCGAAGTTCTTCGAATCCGTCGAGATCGTCGAGCTGCACCACCCGAAGAAGGCCGACGCCCCGTCCGGCACCGCCGCCCGCACCGCGCAGGTGATCGCCCAGGCACGGGCCGAAGCCGGGCTCGGCGAGGCCCCGGACGCCACGACCAAGGAGCTCGACGGCGCTCGTGGCGCGGACGTCGACGGCGTGCGCGTGCACTCGGTGCGGATGACCGGTCTGGTGGCGAGCCAGGAGGTGCTGTTCGGCACCGAGGGCGAGACGCTGACGATCCGGCACGACTCCTTCGACCGCCGCTCGTTCATGCCGGGCGTGCTGCTGTCGGTCCGCGAGGTCGGCAACCGGCCCGGCCTGACCGTCGGGCTCGACGCGCTGCTGGGGATCTGA